In Candidatus Omnitrophota bacterium, the genomic stretch CCAGATTCTTATAAATGCGGGGAAAAGAATAATAAATTTAGATATGCCTGGAAGCCAATTATAAAAAAATTTAATTCCAAGCCAAACTTTGCTAGAGTACCCCTGATCATTATATAAGGCGATATATATCAGACCTCCCTTCCTAACAAGTCCGGCAGCATTGTCGCAAGCCTGCCACATATCTCCCGTATGGTGCAAAACACCCCAGCTGTAAACAATATCAAAATTCCCTAGGGAAGATATATACTCCGCATCCAAAATATCCCCTTTCTCAATCTTCCAATCCTTTGCGTGCGGAGCATATTTGCCATTAAGATATTGAACGCACTCAACTGATTCGATATCATAGTCAAAACTATAAACCCTTGCACCGAGAAGACAGGCGGCCAGGCTGAAAAGACCGCTGCCTGCGCCGGCATCCAAAAAGTCTTTATCCCTTAAGTTTTCAGCCCCCAGCATATCAGCCAGCGATTCTTTCGCTTTATCAATTCTTATATCATCTATTGATCTGACAAATTTTTTCCAATTTTTCCCAAATCTAAATTTTTTCATCATAAAATATACTCTGATTTATTTTCAAAACCGTTTTACCTTCTGTTTAACCTTCAATCACGCGTACGACGGCTAAAGATAAAAACTAAATCCAAACCATGTTTGAACTTACATATTTCTAACTCATATCCAAAACTGAAATTGATTATAGCAAAAAAACAAAATCCTGTGTGATAAT encodes the following:
- a CDS encoding class I SAM-dependent methyltransferase, whose amino-acid sequence is MMKKFRFGKNWKKFVRSIDDIRIDKAKESLADMLGAENLRDKDFLDAGAGSGLFSLAACLLGARVYSFDYDIESVECVQYLNGKYAPHAKDWKIEKGDILDAEYISSLGNFDIVYSWGVLHHTGDMWQACDNAAGLVRKGGLIYIALYNDQGYSSKVWLGIKFFYNWLPGISKFIILFPAFIRIWILTCFKDLSKGKPFYTWKNYKQSPRGMDPWRDVIDWVGGYPFEVASPEKVIQFFKSRGFCEKKVITCRKGYGCNEFVFKKEEQVCAE